In Ciconia boyciana chromosome 3, ASM3463844v1, whole genome shotgun sequence, a genomic segment contains:
- the LOC140650241 gene encoding serotriflin-like isoform X1, translating to MAPACQTVEWLSFSKEAKTKEMLQIQDILNKEVKRGLIHLLLETRNFMLLTVPASMQEMDLLTAIIFLAALLHQSDGQGFPYERKGISSFPYVNFQNQKQILEQHNEIRRSVTPTARNMLKMVWSENAAKNAQKWANKCEMRISPREQRVIDGVTCGENILLSSYPRTWAETIQVWSSQSSNFNYGVGATTKNVNIENYTQLIWYNSYKIGCAVAHCPRNKFNYFYVCHYCPSGNNDMQIATPYRSGPKCADCPGYCDRGLCTNPCKHQDSLGKCRNLKTLFSCNHSLVKEKCPATCRCTTQIM from the exons ATGGCTCCTGCATGTCAGACTGTGGAATGGCTCAGCTTCAGCAAG GAGGCAAAGACGAAGGAAATGTTGCAAATTCAAGATATCTTGAATAAAGAAGTCAAAAGGGGGTTGATCCATCTGTTACTAGAAACACGCAACTTTATGCTGCTTACAGTCCCTGCTTCAATGCAAG aaatGGATCTGCTTACTGCAATCATTTTCCTGGCTGCTTTGCTACACCAGTCTGATGGACAG GGTTTTCCATATGAACGAAAGGgcatttcctcctttccttaTGTTaactttcaaaaccaaaaacagaTCCTTGAGCAACACAATGAAATACGGAGATCTGTAACTCCCACAGCCAGGAACATGCTGAAGATG GTGTGGAGTGAGAATGCTGccaaaaatgctcagaaatgGGCAAATAAGTGTGAGATGAGAATCAGTCCAAGAGAACAGAGAGTCATTGATG GTGTCACCTGCGGTGAGAATATATTACTATCATCTTACCCAAGAACATGGGCTGAAACAATTCAAGTCTGGTCCAGTCAGTCCTCCAATTTCAACTATGGAGTTGGAGCAACCACGAAAAATGTCAATATCGAGAACTATACTCAG CTAATCTGGTATAACAGTTACAAGATTGGGTGTGCAGTTGCCCACTGTCCTAGGAACAAGTTCAACTACTTTTATGTTTGCCACTACTGTCCTTC aGGAAACAATGACATGCAAATAGCTACACCTTACAGAAGTGGACCAAAATGTGCAGACTGTCCCGGTTACTGTGACAGAGGGCTTTGCA CCAATCCTTGCAAGCATCAAGACTCCcttggaaaatgcagaaatctgaAAACCTTGTTTAGCTGTAACCATTCACTGGTGAAGGAGAAGTGTCCTGCTACCTGTAGATGCACCACTCAAATCATGTAA
- the LOC140650241 gene encoding serotriflin-like isoform X2 yields the protein MSDCGMAQLQQEMDLLTAIIFLAALLHQSDGQGFPYERKGISSFPYVNFQNQKQILEQHNEIRRSVTPTARNMLKMVWSENAAKNAQKWANKCEMRISPREQRVIDGVTCGENILLSSYPRTWAETIQVWSSQSSNFNYGVGATTKNVNIENYTQLIWYNSYKIGCAVAHCPRNKFNYFYVCHYCPSGNNDMQIATPYRSGPKCADCPGYCDRGLCTNPCKHQDSLGKCRNLKTLFSCNHSLVKEKCPATCRCTTQIM from the exons ATGTCAGACTGTGGAATGGCTCAGCTTCAGCAAG aaatGGATCTGCTTACTGCAATCATTTTCCTGGCTGCTTTGCTACACCAGTCTGATGGACAG GGTTTTCCATATGAACGAAAGGgcatttcctcctttccttaTGTTaactttcaaaaccaaaaacagaTCCTTGAGCAACACAATGAAATACGGAGATCTGTAACTCCCACAGCCAGGAACATGCTGAAGATG GTGTGGAGTGAGAATGCTGccaaaaatgctcagaaatgGGCAAATAAGTGTGAGATGAGAATCAGTCCAAGAGAACAGAGAGTCATTGATG GTGTCACCTGCGGTGAGAATATATTACTATCATCTTACCCAAGAACATGGGCTGAAACAATTCAAGTCTGGTCCAGTCAGTCCTCCAATTTCAACTATGGAGTTGGAGCAACCACGAAAAATGTCAATATCGAGAACTATACTCAG CTAATCTGGTATAACAGTTACAAGATTGGGTGTGCAGTTGCCCACTGTCCTAGGAACAAGTTCAACTACTTTTATGTTTGCCACTACTGTCCTTC aGGAAACAATGACATGCAAATAGCTACACCTTACAGAAGTGGACCAAAATGTGCAGACTGTCCCGGTTACTGTGACAGAGGGCTTTGCA CCAATCCTTGCAAGCATCAAGACTCCcttggaaaatgcagaaatctgaAAACCTTGTTTAGCTGTAACCATTCACTGGTGAAGGAGAAGTGTCCTGCTACCTGTAGATGCACCACTCAAATCATGTAA
- the LOC140650241 gene encoding serotriflin-like isoform X3, which produces MDLLTAIIFLAALLHQSDGQGFPYERKGISSFPYVNFQNQKQILEQHNEIRRSVTPTARNMLKMVWSENAAKNAQKWANKCEMRISPREQRVIDGVTCGENILLSSYPRTWAETIQVWSSQSSNFNYGVGATTKNVNIENYTQLIWYNSYKIGCAVAHCPRNKFNYFYVCHYCPSGNNDMQIATPYRSGPKCADCPGYCDRGLCTNPCKHQDSLGKCRNLKTLFSCNHSLVKEKCPATCRCTTQIM; this is translated from the exons atGGATCTGCTTACTGCAATCATTTTCCTGGCTGCTTTGCTACACCAGTCTGATGGACAG GGTTTTCCATATGAACGAAAGGgcatttcctcctttccttaTGTTaactttcaaaaccaaaaacagaTCCTTGAGCAACACAATGAAATACGGAGATCTGTAACTCCCACAGCCAGGAACATGCTGAAGATG GTGTGGAGTGAGAATGCTGccaaaaatgctcagaaatgGGCAAATAAGTGTGAGATGAGAATCAGTCCAAGAGAACAGAGAGTCATTGATG GTGTCACCTGCGGTGAGAATATATTACTATCATCTTACCCAAGAACATGGGCTGAAACAATTCAAGTCTGGTCCAGTCAGTCCTCCAATTTCAACTATGGAGTTGGAGCAACCACGAAAAATGTCAATATCGAGAACTATACTCAG CTAATCTGGTATAACAGTTACAAGATTGGGTGTGCAGTTGCCCACTGTCCTAGGAACAAGTTCAACTACTTTTATGTTTGCCACTACTGTCCTTC aGGAAACAATGACATGCAAATAGCTACACCTTACAGAAGTGGACCAAAATGTGCAGACTGTCCCGGTTACTGTGACAGAGGGCTTTGCA CCAATCCTTGCAAGCATCAAGACTCCcttggaaaatgcagaaatctgaAAACCTTGTTTAGCTGTAACCATTCACTGGTGAAGGAGAAGTGTCCTGCTACCTGTAGATGCACCACTCAAATCATGTAA